Proteins co-encoded in one Bombus pyrosoma isolate SC7728 linkage group LG4, ASM1482585v1, whole genome shotgun sequence genomic window:
- the LOC122566626 gene encoding secreted RxLR effector protein 161-like, with product MLDLFDITHEVGVSTPLAKECETGFDIKCNEPFDNKLYEQAVGHIMYVATVSRPDVACAIGKLSQRCANTTVSNWKAVRRIFKYLLKTKDLELVYQRTGQPLKVFCDSDFAGRSVDRKSRSGYVFILAGGATSWLSKKQPIIFQSTCEAEFVAMQEAARETVWISLLLRELGQLSYCPRPCKIFCDNIGAISWPKDEVIAESSKHVQVRYFYVKNCVSKGILYYTYIPSSENVADIFTKGLNRVKTQIFTKAMGLVETTIKGEC from the coding sequence ATGCTGGATCTGTTTGATATTACTCATGAGGTTGGAGTGTCAACACCGCTAGCTAAGGAGTGTGAGACTGGTTTTGACATTAAGTGTAATGAACCCTTCGATAATAAGTTGTATGAACAGGCTGTAGGGCATATAATGTATGTCGCCACGGTAAGCCGTCCTGATGTCGCGTGTGCAATAGGAAAGTTAAGCCAAAGATGCGCAAATACGACTGTATCTAATTGGAAAGCAGTGAGGCGGATTTTTAAGTACCTGTTGAAGACCAAAGACTTGGAGCTAGTGTACCAAAGGACAGGACAACCTTTGAAGGTGTTTTGTGATTCAGACTTTGCGGGTCGTTCAGTAGATAGGAAATCTAGGAGTGGGTATGTCTTCATACTCGCTGGTGGTGCAACATCTTGGTTGTCAAAGAAACAaccaattatatttcaatcgacATGCGAAGCAGAATTTGTAGCAATGCAAGAAGCAGCAAGGGAGACTGTATGGATATCCTTACTGTTAAGGGAGTTGGGTCAACTATCATATTGCCCTCGCCCATGCAAAATTTTCTGTGATAACATCGGAGCTATTTCATGGCCCAAAGATGAAGTAATTGCCGAGAGTTCTAAGCACGTCCAAGTGCGTTATTTCTATGTTAAGAACTGCGTGTCGAAAgggatattatattatacctaTATACCTAGTTCTGAGAATGTTGCTGACATTTTTACCAAAGGTTTAAATAGAGTTAAGACTCAAATTTTTACCAAAGCTATGGGACTTGTAGAAACTACGATCAAAGGGGAGTGTTAA
- the LOC122566489 gene encoding uncharacterized protein LOC122566489 isoform X1 has protein sequence MQINIILIIFIAASLFTGILGLLLIYMETYLPILITRTFRYGKFCITYQSIITHAEVPKRELEEEMEKMGVSEKPTRRIKELYTGTKNVVRIKNHNTKEFWTVRGVRQRCPLSPTLFNIYVAGLEGELRKGQAGAIAIGGKKVWSLTYADDIVLMADREEELKEMLRRLNKFLKEAELELSTEETKIVVFKKRRNKMRQRKCKWGEEGLEEVDEIRYLGYILQKNGSDEKHIQDRKKIAKIVMKKTWSVGERIFKQDYKRRMKMFGALVESVVLFGAEVWGWNMEERLDRIKRRYVKWILGLDLTTPNYILIEECKLEEIKEKALKRAASYEEKNLESKKELVKECIKKRERN, from the exons atgcaaataaatattatacttattatattcattGCTGCTTCGTTATTTACGGGTATTCTTGGACTATTACTCATTTATATGGAAACCTACCTGCCCATTTTGATAACTCGTACTTTTCGTTATGGTAAATTCTGCATTACTTATCAATCAATAATTACACATGCAGAAGTACCTAAAAG AGAATTGGAGGAGGAAATGGAAAAGATGGGGGTTAGCGAAAAACCAACCAGAAGGATTAAAGAATTATACACAGGAACGAAGAATGTGGTAAGGATCAAGAACCACAacacaaaagaattttggacAGTAAGGGGAGTCAGACAAAGATGCCCGCTGAGCCCGACGTTATTCAATATCTATGTGGCAGGGCTGGAAGGGGAACTAAGGAAAGGACAAGCCGGGGCCATAGCGATAGGAGGAAAAAAGGTATGGTCACTGACATACGCAGACGATATCGTGTTGATGGCGGATAGAGAAGAGGAGCTAAAGGAGATGTTAAGGAGActcaacaaatttttaaaagaagcCGAACTGGAACTGAGCacggaagaaacaaaaatagtagtattcaaaaaaagaaggaataaaatgAGACAAAGAAAGTGCAAATGGGGAGAGGAAGGATTAGAAGAAGTGGACGAGATAAGATACCTAGGGTACATACTACAGAAAAACGGCAGTGATGAGAAGCACATACAAGACAGGAAAAAGATAGCAAAAATAGtaatgaagaaaacatggagcgtgggagaaagaatattcaaacaggactacaagaggagaatgaagatgTTTGGAGCATTGGTAGAGAGCGTGGTGCTGTTTGGAGCAGAGGTATGGGGctggaacatggaagaaagaTTAGATAGGATCAAAAGAAGATACGTGAaatggatcttaggtttagaTTTGACAACACCAAACTATATACTGATAGAAGAGTGCAAGCTAGAAGAAATCAAggaaaaagcattaaaaagagCAGCAAGCTACGAGGAGAAAAACCTAGAATCGAAAAAGGAGCTGGTAAAGGAGTGcataaagaaaagagagagaaactag
- the LOC122566490 gene encoding tumor suppressor candidate 3: MLFVMDFKTSIIILLGLILSLNYVYGQYRMKNTPGSSLSDRVQQLSELALTRPVIKFNGAKFKEYVKTTPRNYSVVVMFTAMAPQRQCHICRHANDEFVIVANSFRYLQSHSKKLFFASVDFDEGSDVFQMMRLNTAPVYMHFPPKGKPKPADTMDIQRVGFAAEAIAKWISERTDIQIRVLRPPNYSGTVAIIMLLVLIGGFLYLRRNNLDFIYNKTIWGLGALFFTLTMISGQMWNHIRGPPFIHRSPSGNVAYIHASSQGQFILETYIVMILNGAVVLGMILMTEAASRKGDVKKRRIFAAIGAGLVAIFFSLLLSIFRNKVQGYPYSLLFK, translated from the exons atgctGTTTGTAATGGATTTTAAAACAAGTATTATTATACTGTTGGGActtattttaagtttaaattatgtttatgGGCAATACAGGATGAAAAAC ACTCCTGGCTCTTCATTGTCAGACCGAGTGCAGCAGTTATCAGAATTAGCTCTCACGAGACCTGTGATTAAATTCAATGGggcaaaatttaaagaatatgtTAAAACTACACCACGAAATTATTCTGTTGTTGTAATGTTTACAGCTATGGCACCTCAAAGACAATGTCACATATGCAG gCATGCAAacgatgaatttgtaatagtaGCGAATTCATTCAGATATTTACAATCTCATTCAAAGAAGTTGTTCTTTGCATCTGTAGATTTTGATGAAGGATCTGATGTTTTTCAAATG atGCGATTAAATACTGCACCAGTATATATGCATTTTCCACCAAAAGGCAAACCAAAACCTGCAGATACTATGGACATTCAAAGAGTAGGATTTGCAGCGGAAGCAATTGCAAAGTGGATATCTGAACGTACTGATATTCag ATCAGAGTACTTAGACCACCGAACTATTCTGGCACAGTGGCAATAATAATGTTGCTAGTACTTATTGGAGGATTTTTATACCTGAGGCGTAACAATTtagatttcatttataataaaacaatttggGGTCTTGGTGCATTG TTCTTTACGCTTACAATGATATCTGGACAAATGTGGAATCATATTAGAGGTCCACCTTTCATACATAGATCACCCAGTGGAAACGTAGCTTACATACATGCTTCTTCTCAAGGccaatttattttagaaacatACATTGTTATGATTTTGA aTGGAGCAGTGGTATTGGGTATGATATTAATGACTGAAGCCGCTTCACGTAAAGGTGATGTAAAAAAGCGACGAATATTCGCAGCAATAGGCGCTGGATTAGTCGCTATCTTCTTTAGTTTgctattatcaatatttaggAACAAAGTACAGGGCTATCCGTAcag cTTACTGTTCAAgtaa
- the LOC122566488 gene encoding TNF receptor-associated factor 6-like has product MAKLNNFKDHVKIAEENIVCGDALKEYLEPRFECPICLTWLRDPVLTSCGHKFCSQCIYTWLQKEGACCPVDSKSLKSENDLFRDLYTSREISQQRIPCLYQQFGCEIKMSPMDMEAHINGCSYKRSLADSQSVYCSFKSVGCMKTFHTEEDLHTHLEGNINIHLIMILNILTQLSVSKNNVNAIATESKLWDPPPKNTTSVEKNEPPLEWQHLLKNLYERIVVLEQENKELSITISNYKTQLTTLQTSLRFSQEEMSLRSCNGVYIWRLHCFHEKLETMMNDSLKMFYSPGFYTSPNGYKICARINISSKDPESLSLLLHIMKSENDDGLDWPFNGTMYFVLVHPDDREKDIREITSSRPDLEAFRKPICELNKRSFGYTEFVRIRDLSDFLENDCLIFRIEVHVYDKFKISV; this is encoded by the exons ATGGCCAAGTTGAACAATTTTAAAGATCATGTTAAGATAgctgaagaaaatattgtc TGTGGTGATGCTTTGAAAGAATACCTTGAACCTAGATTCGAGTGTcctatttgtttaacttggCTGCGTGATCCAGTTTTAACATCTTGTGGTCATAAATTCTGTTCGCAATGTATATACACTTGGCTTCA aaaagaagGTGCTTGTTGTCCAGTTGATAGCAAAAgtttaaaatctgaaaatgatttattcagAGATTTATATACAAGCAGAGAGATATCACAACAACGTATACCTTGTCTTTACCAACAATTTGGCTGTGAGATTAAAATGTCCCCAATGGATATGGAAGCACATATAAATGGATGCTCATATAAAAGAAGTCTGGCAGATTCACAAAGTGTCTATTGTTCCTTTAAGAGTGTTGGTTGCATGAAAACTTTTCATACTGAAGAGGATTTACACACACATTtagaaggaaatataaatatccatttaatt ATGATCTTGAACATATTAACACAACTATCTGTTTCAAAAAATAACGTTAATGCTATAGCTACAGAATCTAAATTATGGGATCCTCCACCAAAAAATACAACTTCTGTAGAAAAAAATGAACCACCATTAGAATGGCAACacttattaaa GAATCTATATGAAAGGATAGTGGTGCTGGAACAAGAAAACAAGGAACTATCTATAACCATTTCTAATTACAAAACTCAACTCACAACTTTGCAAACTTCTTTACGATTTAGCCAGGAAGAAATGTCTTTACGTAGTTGTAATGGAGTTTATATTTGGAGATTACATTGTTTTCATGAGAAACTTGAAACTATGATGAAtgattcgttaaaaatgttttatagtCCTGGCTTTTATACGAGCCCTAATGGTTACAAGATCTGTGCTAGAATTAATATATCTTCTAAAGATCCTGAATCTCTGTCACTCCTTCTGCATATAATGAAGTCAGAAAATGATGATGGTCTAGATTGGCCATTCAATGGAACAATGTACTTTGTTTTGGTCCACCCAGATGATCGGGAGAAAGATATACGAGAAATAACTTCATCAAGACCAGATCTTGAAGCATTTAGAAAACCAATATGTGAACTCAATAAGCGCAGTTTTGGTTATACAGAATTTGTGCGAATACGAGATTTATCTGATTTTTTGGAAAatgattgtttaattttcagGATAGAAGTTCAtgtttatgataaatttaaaatatcagtATAA
- the LOC122566489 gene encoding uncharacterized protein LOC122566489 isoform X2: MQINIILIIFIAASLFTGILGLLLIYMETYLPILITRTFRYGKFCITYQSIITHAEVPKRWFKHFYILAAPVSSYVLYLTICKFLWAGNSSKNVIWILNICLGSFRQARVSPESTFIATLLLTLHCWKRFYETHFVSIFSDNMMNISHYLMGYIHYLGTLVCIIGESDGFVEGSQGNFSWRRITYLQLICAIICVLSSYVQLRTNFILSNLRYDKDRKITSTAYKIPHGGLFEYISGALQFTEIIIYILLSIILWQSTNFHYITLWVIINQTVTAVLTHKWYIQTFKNYPMSRRILLPYIF; the protein is encoded by the exons atgcaaataaatattatacttattatattcattGCTGCTTCGTTATTTACGGGTATTCTTGGACTATTACTCATTTATATGGAAACCTACCTGCCCATTTTGATAACTCGTACTTTTCGTTATGGTAAATTCTGCATTACTTATCAATCAATAATTACACATGCAGAAGTACCTAAAAG atggtttaaacatttttatattttggcTGCACCAGTTTCAAGTTATGtcttatatttaacaatttgtaaatttttatggGCGGGTAATAGTTCCAAAAATGTTATatggatattaaatatatgtttgggATCATTCAGACAAGCACGAG TATCACCAGAAAGTACATTTATAGCAACTCTACTTTTAACTTTACACTGTTGGAAACGATTTTATGAAACACATTTTGTAAGTATCTTTAGTGATAATATGATGAATATTAGCCATTACTTAATGGGATACATACATTACCTAGGAACTTTGGTATGTATCATAGGTGAATCTGATGGTTTTGTTGAAG GTTCACAAGGAAACTTTTCCTGGAGaagaattacatatttacaactAATATGTGCTATTATTTGCGTACTATCATCATATGTACAACTCaggacaaattttattcttagtAACTTACGATAtgataaagatagaaagattACTTCCACAGCATATAAAATACCACATGGTGGTCTGTTTGAGTATATATCAGGTGCATTGCAATTTACagagataattatttatatactactttctattattttatggcAAAGtactaattttcattatattacacTTTGGGTCATAATTAATcag acTGTTACTGCTGTACTGACTCACAAATGGTATatacaaacatttaaaaattatccaaTGTCGCGAAGAATTCTACttccttatattttttaa